GGTGACCGCATCCGCAAGGCTGGCGGTTCCGGTGATCTGGAGCCACAGGGCGGAACCGCCGAAGCAGGACATCCAGAGAAAGGACAGGATGGTGGGGAAGATCATGACCCCGAGCACGAACTCGCGCACGGTACGGCCCTTGGAGATGCGGGCGATGAACATGCCCACGAACGGAGACCAGGATATCCACCAGCCCCAGTAGAAGATGGTCCACGGGTTCTGCCAGTGGCTGCCCTCGGCTCCGTAGAAGGTCTCCACCCAGAAGCTGAGCTGGGGCAGGTTCTGGATGTAGAAGCCGATGTTCTGGGTGAATGCCTTGAGGATGTAGACCGTGGGGCCGACCGCCAGCAGAAAGATCATGAACGCGGCTGCGGTGTACATGTTTGCCAGACTCAGGGTCTTGACGCCCTTGTCCAGCCCGGCGGCCACGGACACCACGGCGAGCAGGGTGATGACCACGATGAGAATCACCGCGACCTCCACGGTATCGGGCACGCCGAACAGGAAGTTCAGGCCCGAGGAGACCTGCTTCACGCCAAGTCCGAGAGACGTTGCCAGCCCGAACAGGGTGGCGAGCACGGACAGGACATCGATGAGATTGCCCCAGAATCCGTAGATTCTGTCGCCGAGCAGAGGGTAGAAGATGGACCGGATGGTCAGGGGCAGCCCCCGGTTGTAGGCAAAGAAGGCGAGGGACAGACCGACAAGGGCGTATATGCCCCAGGGGTGGATGCCCCAGTGGAAATAGGTGAGTCCGAGGGCGACCTGAGCGGACTGTGGCGTTTCCGGCGGCACGTCGAACATGGGCGACGGGGTCATGAAGTGGAACACGGGCTCGCCCACGCTCCAGAACATCAGGCCGATGCCCATGCCCGCGCTGATGAGCATGGCGTACCAGCTGAAGGTGGAGAATTCGGGCAAGGCGTCCGGCCCGCCGATGCGAATCTTGCCGAAATCGCTCATGGCGATGATCAGCATGGAAATGATGAAGAAATTGGCAGCCAGAATGTACAGCCAGCCAAAGGTGTCGCCGATGCCGTTCAGAAGGTGCTGGAATATGGCTGCGGACTGTTCGCGAAACGTGAGGGTCAGCACGATGAAGAGCAGGACCAGCCCGCCGGCGGCAAGGGAGACCTGGGGATGCAGATCGAATCCGAATCCGGACCAGTTGTTTTCCCCGGGCTTGTGACCATGGGACTGGTCGTAGTAGCTGGACGTGGGCACGATCTGCAGCCCCCGGAACTGCTGCCGATCGCTGATCGCCTTTTCCCGCTCGTGCTCCCAATGCTCGCTCGCCATGTGTATGGCCTTGCGCTTGTAGGACAGTTCCTTTTTCTTTCTTTTCTTTCGCTGATGCCGTTTCGCCATACACTACCTCTGCCGCGACAACGCAGCCCTATCCGCAAAAGGCATTCGCCCTTTGCTTCCGGTTTCAACACATACCGTGAACAGGAAAGTCAATTTTTGAATGGGGAAAAAGAGACGCAACCGAACACCGCACAACAAGCCAATCCAAGGCGAAAGTGTCGCACAATATCCGCCAACAATCAAAAAGTCGAAACCCAGCAAGCATTCAACCTCCTGCCTTTCCTCATTTATTAAATGATCCCGGCAGGAAGAACACAATTATAATCATCAGGATTCCACGAACCGCAAAACCGCCGCAAACGGCCTCATGCACATGCACGGACAATCTGCGACGGCTTCGACAAAAGGCTTTGGAAAGGCCTCCCCCCTCTGCCTCCTTCTTCAACAAGACAAATTCTCCCCGAATGGGGAGAAACAGGGGGCAACGGATCGCATGCCCTGAAACACCACACCAATCCACGCAAAACCGCCGCAAACAGCCCATGCACATGCACGGACAGTCTGCGGCGGTTTCGACAAAAAGCTTTGGGGAATCCTGACCCCCTTTCCCGAAAGGGGTTCAAGCCGCCGGAGGCCTCTTCAACGCCCGGCGACAGGCACCCTGCTAGTCCAGCTTGAGCCCCAGCAGCACGACTTCGGAATAGGCCAGATCAATGTCGGCCGGGGCCACGCGAGAGGACTTGCAGAAGCGCGGGGCCTTGATGCGCTCGACCTGCGCACCCGGGCCGTCGTTGTCCACGAACCGGCGATCCGCGGCCAGCACGCATTTGCCCTCGGGCAGAAGCGCCTCGGCAATGTCGTGCACCCGATCCGAGAACAGCCGGGCATTGGAGCGGTACAGCACGTCGTGATACAGGACATCGTCGCCCTTGAGCGCCCGGGAAAGCAGAAGCAGGCATTGCGTGCAACGCGTGGTGACGAGTACCGGAGTTGCAAAGAATCCCTGATGATCCTCGAACACCCGAAGCTCATTGGGATTGGCCTGCCGCCGAATTTCCTCGGGATCGGCCACCACTTCCAGATTGTCATAGGCATGGCCGTCCTTTTTCCAGAGCAGACGCTCCTCCTCCAGCACGTCCAGACCGAGCTTCCTGTAATGTTCCCTGCGCTTTGGCGAAAGCGAAACAACGGAATAGGTCACGTCCGGATCGGACGCGGCAAGACGCACGAGCTCGCTGCCCAACCCCTGCCCGCGATATTCGCGCATCAGGTACCAGGACGTGAAGTTCACGAACCGTTCGCGGTGGCCATTGATCAGACGGGACGAGCAGATGTGTCCGTGAAATCCCACGATGGCCCCGTCGTCCTCGACGACAAGACCGATGTCCGGGTTGTCCGCACACCAGTCCGGAGCGAACAGGCCGAGCCAGCGTTCCATGGAAAATTCGGGATTCATGCGGGAATGCAGCAATCGGCAGATGCCGACAACGTCTTCGCGTTCGGCTTTGCGGATGATGGGGTTCATGTCCTTGCCTCCTCGGGCCAGATTTCCGGGGGTACGGCCCAGCGTGCCGCGGGATGCCGGGCCAGTGCGGTTGCCAGTGTCTCGAAGAAATTCCATGCCGCCCGGTCCATTTCCAGATGATGCGTGAGAATGCCGGACGGCAGCAGCGGGTCATGTTCGCCGGTGCGCTTGCGCTGAAGATGCTCCACCAGATCGGCCACGCACCGGGTTTCGCCGCTGAATCGCGCCTGCCCGCTCTCCCAGTCGAGCAGATCGCAGGGCACGCCCACCACGCGTACGCCGGGAGGCGGCGTCGGCCCGGACCTGCGGTAGCCTGCGGAAACGCCTCGAATGCCCAGCCCGGGCAACTCGGGCCAGAGCGCGGGATCCATCCTGTTCCACGGCGGCACCACCACGGGCACGAATCGTTTGCCGAACAGACCGGACAGGATGTCCCTGCCCTGACGCAGATCGGCCAGCACCTGAGGCAGCGGACGGTGCAAGCCCAGCTCCCATGCTCCGTTGCCCTTGGGCGCATGATTCACATGGGCCAGCCCGTGCTGGAGAATCCAGATCAGCGGTTCGGACTCCAGCCGACGCGCCAGCGGCTCGCCGACCCGGGCCGGAATCGCAGCCAGCCCGCACGGCGCACCGTACCTGTTGGTCATGTTCAGCAGTTCGTCCAGTTCCGGACAGGGATGTGCGGCATCGTCGTCCCGCCACCAGAACAGGGCATCCCGGCCCGCAAGGGACCAGGCGTCAAGTTCCTTGAGCAGGGGGACAAGCGCGTTCGAGGTCATGGCATCTCCGCTGGGGGTGGCAGCCACGCCCTTTTATCAGAACCTATAGAGAAACGCCAATGGAATTGCTGGCATTTTTCCCTGTGCCATGGCAGTGTGGCTGCGGAGGTTTCCATGAACCCGCACGTCCCTGTGAACAACCTGCTGTGGAACATGACGCGCAAGTGCAATTTCCGTTGCGAATACTGCTACTTCCCGCATGACAACACCCCTGTCGAGACCACGCTTCCCGTGGAACGCATTCTGGATTTCCTGTCCGCAACCAACGAAAAATGGACCGTGGGCATGACCGGAGGCGAGCCGTTCATCTACCCGAAATTCGTGGATATCTGCGCGGCTCTCTCCGCAGAGCATAGAATCGCCGTAGACACCAATCTGTCGGTCTCGTCCAAGGTGCGGGACTTTGCCGAACGCATCGACCCGGACCGGGTGGACGATCTGTACGTGGCCCTGCACATTGCGGAACGGGAACGCGTCAAGGGGG
Above is a window of Pseudodesulfovibrio tunisiensis DNA encoding:
- a CDS encoding BCCT family transporter, which translates into the protein MAKRHQRKKRKKKELSYKRKAIHMASEHWEHEREKAISDRQQFRGLQIVPTSSYYDQSHGHKPGENNWSGFGFDLHPQVSLAAGGLVLLFIVLTLTFREQSAAIFQHLLNGIGDTFGWLYILAANFFIISMLIIAMSDFGKIRIGGPDALPEFSTFSWYAMLISAGMGIGLMFWSVGEPVFHFMTPSPMFDVPPETPQSAQVALGLTYFHWGIHPWGIYALVGLSLAFFAYNRGLPLTIRSIFYPLLGDRIYGFWGNLIDVLSVLATLFGLATSLGLGVKQVSSGLNFLFGVPDTVEVAVILIVVITLLAVVSVAAGLDKGVKTLSLANMYTAAAFMIFLLAVGPTVYILKAFTQNIGFYIQNLPQLSFWVETFYGAEGSHWQNPWTIFYWGWWISWSPFVGMFIARISKGRTVREFVLGVMIFPTILSFLWMSCFGGSALWLQITGTASLADAVTSNVSTALFVMLQSFPFTKITSFIGILLVSIFFITSSDSGSLVVDHLTSGGKLDSPVAQRIFWALVEGLCAAVLLLGGGLVALQSASIATGLPFTLVLLVMCYSLYRGLKEESYHARIIDKMQPKTQKIEIPMAPDAPPAKSARKRKRP
- a CDS encoding GNAT family N-acetyltransferase, whose product is MNPIIRKAEREDVVGICRLLHSRMNPEFSMERWLGLFAPDWCADNPDIGLVVEDDGAIVGFHGHICSSRLINGHRERFVNFTSWYLMREYRGQGLGSELVRLAASDPDVTYSVVSLSPKRREHYRKLGLDVLEEERLLWKKDGHAYDNLEVVADPEEIRRQANPNELRVFEDHQGFFATPVLVTTRCTQCLLLLSRALKGDDVLYHDVLYRSNARLFSDRVHDIAEALLPEGKCVLAADRRFVDNDGPGAQVERIKAPRFCKSSRVAPADIDLAYSEVVLLGLKLD
- a CDS encoding polysaccharide deacetylase family protein, with product MTSNALVPLLKELDAWSLAGRDALFWWRDDDAAHPCPELDELLNMTNRYGAPCGLAAIPARVGEPLARRLESEPLIWILQHGLAHVNHAPKGNGAWELGLHRPLPQVLADLRQGRDILSGLFGKRFVPVVVPPWNRMDPALWPELPGLGIRGVSAGYRRSGPTPPPGVRVVGVPCDLLDWESGQARFSGETRCVADLVEHLQRKRTGEHDPLLPSGILTHHLEMDRAAWNFFETLATALARHPAARWAVPPEIWPEEART